GCGCTGCCGTGCGTCGTCGGTGAGAGATTCGATAGCCCTGACCTGTGGACCATCGGCGGTGGGCTCGACGAACCCTACCCATCCGATGTGGTTGTTCCCCGTGCCTTCGATCGAACGGGTCGCGCCGGCGTAAGCGACGTAGGCAGCGGGGCCGGCAGGCGTTCTTCCCGCCCACACGACGTGTGGGTCACCAGGCATCTGCGTATCGCCCGCGCGATCCAGATGCCGCCGCCATGCCGCACGGACCTGACGCAGGTACGCGTCGTCACCGGCCAGGTCACCCTTGGTCGGATCGTCGAACAACGGCGAGGCCGCCGAGGTAGTGTCGCGTCCGACCGGGACCGTGAGCACGCCGCCCAGGGGGATCGCCACAATGGCCGCGCAGGCCGCAGTCAGCACGACCTGGAAGCGCCGCACTCGCCGACGGCCGCCACGGCGCACATCTTCCAACAGGTCGGGTCGACCACTGAGGTGGCTGGTCGCTCGGTGCAGGGCCTCTCGCACGTCGTTGTCACTCGGGTTCACCGCGAACTCTCCCTGTCGATGGTGGACATGACGAGACCTGGTGCGGCAAGAGCCGTCCGCAGATGAGCCAGTCCGCGCGAGGCGTGGCTCTTCACCGTTCCCTCGGAACAGCCCAGAGCGGCGGCAACATCGGCGGTGGGAAGATCTTCCAGGTAACGGAGCACGACGGCCGCGCGTTGCCGAGCCGGCAGGTCGCGCAGTGCCGCGACGACCGCCCGGCGAAGCGCGACATCGTCCGCGTGGTCCCCTGTGACGGCGTCGTGGTCGTCCAGGGCCTGCTCGGGCCGCCGCCTTCGCCCACGCCACCGGTTGATCGATCGGTTGACCAGCGCACGGCGTGCGTAAGCCTCCGGACTGGTCTGCACGCGACGCCAGCGCACGTACACCTGCTCCAGAACCTCCTGCAGCAGATCCTCG
The DNA window shown above is from Micromonospora lupini and carries:
- a CDS encoding SigE family RNA polymerase sigma factor; amino-acid sequence: MLSDETGGQMRDSRGAEFDEFVRTRSGALLRVAYLLTGDRHAAEDLLQEVLEQVYVRWRRVQTSPEAYARRALVNRSINRWRGRRRRPEQALDDHDAVTGDHADDVALRRAVVAALRDLPARQRAAVVLRYLEDLPTADVAAALGCSEGTVKSHASRGLAHLRTALAAPGLVMSTIDRESSR